The following proteins are encoded in a genomic region of Longimicrobium sp.:
- a CDS encoding DUF5335 family protein, whose translation MRETTRIPLERLASYLEHFTRRFLDGPRPRAVDVEHLESELGDQYPVLGARLTGITYDARTHSLEIALDSGDHRVSEPREVWTIEEADGFLSTIAVVCSNGSREIVSVKRVGLLRLE comes from the coding sequence ATGCGCGAGACGACGAGAATCCCGCTGGAGCGGCTGGCCTCGTATCTGGAACACTTCACCCGGCGTTTCCTGGACGGCCCCCGGCCGAGAGCGGTGGACGTGGAGCACCTGGAGTCCGAGCTGGGCGACCAGTACCCGGTGCTCGGCGCCCGCCTGACGGGAATCACGTACGACGCACGCACGCATTCGCTGGAGATCGCGCTCGACTCCGGCGACCACCGCGTCTCCGAGCCGAGAGAGGTGTGGACCATCGAGGAGGCGGACGGCTTTCTCAGCACGATCGCCGTGGTGTGCTCGAACGGCTCGCGCGAGATCGTGAGCGTGAAGCGCGTCGGCCTCCTGCGCCTGGAATGA
- a CDS encoding DsbA family protein, which produces MTTALLTPPVGPDDHVEGRDGAPVTLVEYGDFECPHCAAAYPVVEAARARLGDGLRFAYRHFPLAEVHPHAIRAAEAAEAAGAQGKFWEMHRLLFLNQHALADVDLIRYAATLGLDLVRFEDELATHAHAPRVRRDYVSGASSGVEGTPTFFVNGVRYEGPWSDPALFIAALELVEQGAAVP; this is translated from the coding sequence ATGACCACTGCACTGCTCACCCCGCCCGTGGGGCCGGACGACCACGTGGAGGGACGCGACGGAGCGCCCGTGACCCTGGTGGAGTACGGGGACTTCGAGTGCCCCCACTGCGCGGCCGCGTACCCGGTGGTCGAGGCCGCGCGGGCACGGCTGGGCGACGGCCTGCGCTTCGCCTATCGGCACTTCCCGCTGGCGGAGGTGCACCCCCACGCCATCCGCGCGGCCGAGGCGGCGGAGGCCGCCGGCGCGCAAGGGAAGTTCTGGGAGATGCACCGCCTGCTGTTCCTCAACCAGCACGCGCTGGCCGACGTGGACCTGATCCGCTACGCCGCCACGCTCGGGCTCGACCTGGTCCGATTCGAGGACGAGCTGGCCACGCATGCGCACGCGCCACGGGTGCGCCGCGACTACGTGAGCGGGGCGAGCAGCGGAGTGGAGGGCACGCCCACCTTCTTCGTGAACGGCGTGCGCTACGAGGGGCCGTGGAGCGACCCCGCGCTGTTCATCGCGGCGCTGGAGCTCGTGGAGCAGGGCGCGGCGGTGCCGTAG
- a CDS encoding HdeD family acid-resistance protein: protein MQIPMVEVDTLSRNWWAVALRGACGILFGILTFLAPGISLAALVLLYGAWALADGVLAIASAVRRRTEERWWVLVLKGSLGIAAGVVTLFWPGVTAMALLYVIAAWALASGVLEVAAAIRLRKVITGEWLLALSGVLSIVVGVLLMLFPGTGALAVVLWIGAYALVSGALLVALALRLRARRKSGTPYAPLDGVTIGGPRPAPHAK from the coding sequence ATGCAGATCCCGATGGTGGAGGTGGACACCCTGTCCCGGAACTGGTGGGCCGTGGCGCTGCGCGGCGCGTGCGGCATCCTCTTCGGCATCCTCACCTTCCTGGCGCCGGGGATCTCGCTGGCCGCGCTGGTGCTGCTCTACGGCGCCTGGGCCCTCGCCGACGGCGTGCTCGCGATCGCCAGCGCCGTGCGCCGGCGGACCGAGGAGCGCTGGTGGGTGCTGGTGCTGAAAGGGAGCCTGGGGATCGCCGCCGGCGTGGTGACACTCTTCTGGCCCGGCGTAACGGCCATGGCGCTGCTCTACGTGATCGCCGCCTGGGCGCTCGCCTCCGGCGTGCTCGAGGTCGCCGCCGCCATCCGGCTGCGCAAGGTGATCACCGGCGAGTGGCTGCTGGCGCTGAGCGGCGTGCTCTCCATCGTCGTGGGCGTCCTGCTGATGCTCTTCCCCGGCACCGGAGCGCTGGCGGTGGTGCTCTGGATCGGCGCGTACGCCCTGGTTTCCGGCGCGCTCCTGGTGGCGCTCGCCCTGCGGCTGCGCGCGCGGCGGAAGTCGGGCACGCCGTACGCGCCGCTGGACGGCGTCACCATCGGCGGGCCGCGGCCGGCGCCGCACGCGAAGTAG
- a CDS encoding FAD-dependent oxidoreductase: protein MSHPRLVEGEVRVIGHRWSPRVHEIKEFLARSGVPFRWLEVEGDGAEVGAAERARPAFRRFPVVLFRDGSALEEPDVRAVARKLGLEVRPEGREYDLVVVGAGPAGLTASIHGASEGLRTVVVEQEVPGGQAGHSAMVENYPGFPRGLGGSDLARRTVEQAERFGVEIVVTRRATRLRADAGRCRVVTLDDGTQLAAHAVLLALGATFRWLDAPGARPLVGAGVYYGAATAEASACRGQEAYVLGGGNSAGQAALVLARHARRVTLVALQDSLAETMSAYLVERLGRARNVAVRTQHTVAAVEGNGRLERLTLKHVKTGETERVPADALFVFIGAAPRTEWLAEAVVRDGNGFILCGPEAVRGTRVRTGWPLEREPYEMETCTPGVFVAGDVRGGSVKRIASAVGEGARAVQSIHRYLRDR, encoded by the coding sequence ATGTCCCATCCCCGCCTGGTGGAAGGGGAGGTGCGCGTGATCGGGCACCGCTGGTCCCCGCGCGTGCACGAGATCAAGGAGTTCCTGGCGCGGAGCGGCGTCCCGTTCCGCTGGCTGGAGGTGGAGGGCGACGGCGCGGAGGTCGGCGCGGCCGAGCGCGCCCGCCCCGCCTTCCGCCGCTTCCCCGTGGTGCTGTTCCGCGACGGCTCCGCGCTGGAGGAGCCGGACGTACGGGCGGTGGCGCGGAAGCTGGGGCTGGAGGTGCGGCCGGAGGGGCGCGAGTACGACCTGGTGGTCGTGGGCGCGGGGCCGGCGGGGCTGACGGCGTCGATCCACGGGGCGTCGGAGGGGCTGCGGACGGTGGTGGTGGAGCAGGAGGTGCCGGGCGGCCAGGCCGGGCACAGCGCGATGGTGGAGAACTACCCCGGCTTTCCGCGCGGCCTGGGCGGGAGCGACCTGGCACGCAGGACCGTGGAGCAGGCCGAGCGCTTCGGGGTGGAGATCGTGGTGACGCGCCGCGCCACGCGGCTGCGGGCGGACGCCGGCCGGTGCCGGGTGGTGACGCTGGACGACGGGACGCAGCTGGCCGCGCACGCGGTGCTCCTCGCCCTCGGCGCCACCTTCCGCTGGCTCGACGCGCCGGGCGCCCGCCCGCTGGTGGGCGCGGGGGTCTACTACGGCGCGGCCACCGCCGAGGCGTCCGCCTGCCGAGGGCAGGAGGCGTACGTGCTGGGCGGCGGGAACTCGGCCGGGCAGGCCGCGCTCGTCCTGGCGCGCCACGCCCGCCGCGTCACCCTGGTGGCGCTGCAGGATTCGCTCGCGGAAACGATGTCGGCGTACCTGGTGGAGCGCCTGGGCCGTGCGCGCAACGTGGCGGTGCGGACCCAGCACACCGTGGCCGCCGTGGAAGGGAACGGGCGGCTGGAGCGGCTCACGCTGAAGCACGTGAAGACGGGGGAGACGGAGCGGGTGCCCGCCGACGCGCTCTTCGTGTTCATCGGCGCCGCGCCGCGCACCGAGTGGCTGGCGGAGGCGGTGGTGCGCGACGGCAACGGCTTCATCCTCTGCGGCCCCGAGGCCGTGCGGGGCACGCGGGTGCGCACCGGGTGGCCGCTGGAGCGCGAGCCGTACGAGATGGAGACGTGCACGCCCGGCGTCTTCGTTGCCGGCGACGTGCGCGGGGGATCGGTGAAGCGGATCGCGTCGGCGGTGGGCGAGGGCGCGAGGGCCGTGCAGTCCATCCACCGCTACCTGCGCGACCGCTAG
- a CDS encoding redoxin domain-containing protein → MPEREAPSHAAQLLGPGTRAPQFELHSTPDQTVSLSELGGRPVILAFYPADWSPVCGDQVALFNQVLPLFREHDAELLGISVDSAWCHAAFAGARKLHFPLLSDFEPKGGVARQYGAYRQRDGFCERALFLLDGEGIIRWSYCSPVGVNPGADGVLGALESLAGGRSGGAGEATAS, encoded by the coding sequence ATGCCGGAACGCGAAGCGCCCTCTCACGCCGCTCAGCTCCTCGGTCCCGGAACCCGGGCGCCCCAGTTCGAGCTGCACTCTACGCCCGACCAGACCGTCTCGCTGAGCGAGCTGGGCGGCCGGCCGGTGATTCTCGCCTTCTACCCCGCGGACTGGAGCCCGGTGTGTGGGGACCAGGTGGCGCTCTTCAACCAGGTGCTTCCCCTCTTCCGGGAGCACGACGCCGAGCTGCTGGGGATCTCGGTGGACAGCGCCTGGTGTCATGCCGCCTTCGCGGGTGCCCGCAAGCTGCACTTCCCGCTGCTCAGCGACTTCGAGCCCAAGGGTGGGGTCGCGCGCCAGTACGGGGCCTACCGCCAGCGCGACGGATTCTGCGAGCGGGCGCTCTTCCTGCTCGATGGCGAGGGGATCATCCGTTGGAGCTACTGCTCGCCGGTGGGTGTCAACCCGGGCGCCGACGGCGTCCTCGGCGCTCTGGAGTCGCTGGCCGGGGGGCGTAGCGGCGGAGCCGGCGAGGCGACCGCGAGCTGA
- a CDS encoding antibiotic biosynthesis monooxygenase, which produces METTRQEPATLGLFVRLEANPGREDDVVAFLLGALALVREEPATTTWFAVRMGPATFGIFDTFPDEAGRQAHLEGRVAAELKARAPELFAEEPAIERTEVLAAKLR; this is translated from the coding sequence ATGGAAACCACCAGACAGGAGCCGGCCACCCTCGGGCTGTTCGTACGGCTGGAGGCAAACCCCGGAAGGGAGGACGACGTCGTGGCCTTCCTCCTCGGGGCGCTGGCGCTCGTGCGCGAGGAGCCGGCAACGACCACCTGGTTCGCCGTCCGCATGGGACCGGCGACCTTCGGAATCTTCGACACGTTCCCGGACGAGGCGGGCCGCCAGGCCCACCTGGAGGGCCGCGTCGCGGCGGAGCTGAAGGCGCGGGCACCCGAGCTCTTCGCGGAAGAGCCGGCCATCGAACGAACCGAGGTCCTGGCCGCGAAGCTTCGGTAG
- a CDS encoding DsbA family protein, translated as MSRTTLTPPVGPSDHARGPADAPVTLVEYGDYECPHCGAAHPVVQLAMRQLGDQLRFVYRHFPLAEIHPNAEPAAEAAEAAGAQGRFWAMHDALFEHQDALQARDLAALAMALDLDATRLARELLAHTHLDAVREDFLSGVRSGVNGTPTFFINGVRYDGDWRDPVAFIGTLQAAGTGLGVR; from the coding sequence GTGAGCAGAACTACACTTACCCCACCCGTCGGCCCGAGCGACCATGCCCGCGGCCCCGCCGACGCCCCCGTTACCCTGGTGGAGTACGGCGACTACGAGTGCCCGCACTGCGGGGCGGCTCATCCGGTAGTGCAGCTGGCCATGCGCCAGCTCGGCGACCAGCTTCGCTTCGTCTACCGTCACTTCCCGCTGGCCGAGATCCATCCGAACGCAGAGCCGGCGGCCGAGGCGGCGGAGGCCGCTGGAGCGCAGGGCCGCTTCTGGGCGATGCACGATGCCCTCTTCGAGCACCAGGATGCCCTCCAGGCCCGGGACCTGGCAGCCCTGGCGATGGCGTTGGATCTCGACGCCACGCGCCTCGCGCGAGAGCTGCTGGCACACACCCACCTGGATGCCGTGCGCGAGGACTTCCTCAGTGGGGTGCGCAGTGGGGTGAACGGAACGCCGACCTTCTTCATCAACGGAGTGCGCTACGACGGCGACTGGCGCGACCCGGTGGCCTTCATCGGCACGCTCCAGGCAGCGGGGACGGGGCTGGGGGTGCGGTGA
- a CDS encoding MEDS domain-containing protein, translated as MHSAAAPIRFAGSTLGRYRHVCAFFNTPQDEYRTLLPFIRDGLERGERAFHVLDPENRAPHLARLREAGIDVDGVQESGQLEVRVPQETYLRGGCFDKDAMLELIREVLEAGLARGYPLTRLVAHAECVLHDRHGSDDWVEYETRLNHVLPRYDDPVICTYDLHRLDAATAIDVMRTHPVVIVGGVLQENPFFVPPDEFLRELEERKGRRPVSGSGR; from the coding sequence ATGCATTCCGCGGCCGCCCCGATCCGCTTCGCCGGCTCCACCCTGGGCAGGTACCGGCACGTCTGCGCCTTCTTCAACACGCCGCAGGACGAATACCGCACCCTGCTGCCCTTCATCCGCGACGGGCTGGAACGGGGCGAGCGCGCCTTCCACGTCCTTGACCCCGAAAATCGTGCGCCCCACCTGGCCCGCCTGCGCGAGGCCGGGATCGACGTGGATGGGGTGCAGGAGAGCGGACAGCTCGAGGTGCGGGTGCCGCAGGAGACCTACCTGCGCGGCGGCTGCTTCGACAAGGACGCGATGCTGGAGCTGATCCGGGAGGTGCTCGAGGCGGGACTCGCACGCGGCTACCCGCTCACCCGGCTGGTGGCGCACGCCGAGTGCGTGCTGCACGACCGGCACGGGTCCGACGACTGGGTGGAGTACGAGACGCGGCTGAACCACGTGCTGCCGCGCTACGACGACCCGGTGATCTGCACCTACGACCTCCATCGCCTGGACGCCGCGACCGCGATCGACGTGATGCGGACGCACCCCGTGGTCATCGTGGGGGGCGTGCTGCAGGAGAATCCCTTCTTCGTGCCCCCCGACGAGTTTCTCCGCGAGCTGGAGGAGCGGAAGGGGCGCCGGCCGGTGTCGGGCTCGGGCCGGTGA
- a CDS encoding HAMP domain-containing sensor histidine kinase: MAELPDSAAETKRLRACLRDLVALSTTPVWWVGRPPAAIAESLRDLLVSMLRADVAYVRIRDADSGECLVAAAGADPAQVEAALERAAGSGELPTLPGEGGVGVRLASVPVGLDGDRGCIAVGVERSGFPDEIESLLLQVGASQVAVALEHAALLERHERVERLMAAQAAEQAAVARLGLRALTGLGPARLLQEVVEAVRDALKVDFCTVLEVAGGGDSLLLRAGAGWEPGVVGHARESAGPGSQAGYTLLVSQPVVVTDLERETRFTASPLLREHGVASGMSVLILGHDAPFGVLDAHTRAARVFGRDDVHFLQSVANLVATALQRHRAEAEREELLARTLAAQEEAERAARSKSDFLAVMSHELRTPLGSISGYVDLLEMGVHGPLTDTQHHDLARIRRCQEFLLGLINNVLAYMKLGSGHVSYDITSVPVGDLAASVEELIRPQMDARRLRYERRVPGGDVRVRADPGKLEQIVLNLLSNATKFTEPGGSVELECAAEASTVGIRVRDTGCGIPREQLERVFDPYVQVADAAPRRSGQGTGLGLAISRDLARGMGGDILVESRLGEGSTFTVLLPLDTEQVPRPPAAADPGPGRS; encoded by the coding sequence ATGGCCGAACTGCCCGATTCCGCCGCCGAGACGAAGCGGCTGCGGGCGTGCCTTCGCGACCTGGTGGCCCTCTCCACCACGCCCGTGTGGTGGGTCGGCCGCCCGCCCGCGGCGATCGCCGAAAGCCTGCGCGACCTGCTGGTGAGCATGCTGCGCGCCGACGTGGCGTACGTTCGGATCCGCGACGCCGACAGCGGGGAGTGCCTGGTGGCCGCCGCCGGCGCCGATCCGGCCCAGGTGGAGGCGGCGCTGGAGCGGGCGGCCGGGAGCGGGGAGCTCCCCACGCTCCCCGGCGAAGGGGGCGTCGGGGTGCGCCTGGCCTCCGTTCCCGTGGGGCTGGACGGCGACCGGGGCTGCATCGCGGTGGGCGTCGAGCGGTCCGGCTTTCCGGACGAGATCGAGTCGCTCCTCCTGCAGGTGGGGGCCAGCCAGGTGGCCGTCGCCCTGGAGCACGCCGCCCTCCTGGAGCGGCACGAGCGGGTCGAGCGGCTGATGGCGGCGCAGGCGGCGGAGCAGGCCGCCGTGGCCCGGCTGGGGCTGCGCGCGCTCACCGGGCTGGGCCCGGCGCGTCTCCTCCAGGAGGTGGTGGAGGCGGTGCGCGACGCCCTCAAGGTGGACTTCTGCACCGTGCTCGAGGTGGCCGGCGGCGGGGATTCGCTCCTGCTGAGGGCCGGCGCCGGCTGGGAGCCGGGGGTGGTGGGGCACGCGCGGGAGAGCGCGGGGCCGGGCTCGCAGGCCGGGTACACCCTGCTGGTCAGCCAGCCGGTGGTGGTCACCGACCTGGAGCGGGAGACGCGGTTCACCGCTTCGCCCCTGCTGCGCGAGCACGGGGTGGCGAGCGGGATGAGCGTGCTCATCCTCGGCCACGACGCACCCTTCGGCGTGCTCGACGCCCACACCCGCGCGGCGCGCGTCTTCGGCCGCGATGACGTGCACTTCCTGCAGTCCGTGGCCAACCTGGTCGCCACGGCGCTCCAGCGCCACCGGGCCGAGGCCGAGCGCGAGGAGCTCCTCGCCCGCACGCTGGCGGCGCAGGAGGAGGCCGAGCGGGCCGCCCGCAGCAAGTCCGACTTCCTGGCGGTCATGAGCCACGAGCTGCGCACGCCGCTGGGCAGCATCTCCGGCTACGTGGACCTGCTGGAGATGGGGGTGCACGGGCCGCTCACCGACACCCAGCACCACGACCTGGCGCGTATTCGCCGCTGCCAGGAATTCCTGCTCGGCCTGATCAACAACGTGCTCGCCTACATGAAGCTGGGGAGCGGACACGTGAGCTACGACATCACCAGCGTCCCGGTGGGCGACCTGGCCGCCTCGGTCGAGGAGTTGATCCGTCCGCAGATGGACGCCCGGCGTCTGCGCTACGAACGGCGCGTTCCCGGGGGCGACGTCCGGGTGCGCGCCGACCCCGGCAAGCTGGAGCAGATCGTACTGAACCTCCTCTCCAACGCCACCAAGTTCACCGAGCCGGGAGGCAGTGTGGAGCTGGAGTGCGCCGCGGAGGCAAGCACCGTGGGCATCCGGGTCCGCGACACCGGCTGTGGCATTCCCCGGGAGCAGCTCGAGAGGGTGTTCGACCCATACGTCCAGGTAGCGGACGCCGCTCCGCGGCGCTCCGGCCAGGGCACCGGCCTGGGCCTCGCCATCAGCCGCGACCTGGCGCGGGGGATGGGCGGCGACATCCTCGTGGAGAGCCGGCTGGGGGAAGGCTCCACCTTTACCGTGCTCCTCCCGCTGGACACGGAGCAGGTTCCCCGACCTCCCGCCGCGGCCGACCCGGGCCCCGGCCGGTCCTGA
- a CDS encoding PAS domain S-box protein, giving the protein MTQEPFVRSETRSGREAGTGTAGAPTPGTDGADRGPDLPAPAPPAAEVRSRARRRQAELRDGTADVLDAMTDGLMVVDRGWRLTYLNAAAEKENGVARESALGKSFWEVFPAVVGTEADGALRRAMAERVAIDLEFFFPPHGTWYRMSANPVGKGGLAFHGRDITERRKAEEARLRLQRERDELLERLRLQFERMPIACFVTDTQSRIVEWNPAAEATFGWRWEEILGKEAPALLVTPEVRARTAGIIRRLEQGDMAAHSVNENVTRDGRTIVCEWHNTPLRDAAGAVTGIMCMAQDVTERTRAEEALHQVTTRMELATRGSDIGVFELEFPDGAFPDGRVLYSSVWEQLGYGREPLPTFAAGVELAHPDDRAAQQEFFRAFLAGESGHLEFEHRLRHRDGSYHTLLVRGVAVRDPGKPVRVIGSCVDITYRKRAEQALRDSEERFRGAFQAAAIGFALVETDGRFRAVNPSLCRMLGYGEAELLAMTWQDVTHPDDVERDRSLRAQMAAGRIESFHLDKRYVHKGGTVVWGQLAVSLVRDAAGAPAYTVTQVIDVTARREAEQALARHAAELERSNAELEQFAAIASHDLQEPLRAVASYVQLLAERYQGLDERAVRWTGYTVGAVKRMQRLVAGLLALAQVRTDGGALAPVSLEAALAHAWEHLRPRHAGSKARLTHGALPTLVADPAQLEQLFQNLLGNALKYRRPGVPPRIHVSAERRATASGAEWELAVRDHGIGLKVEDAGRIFEIFHRLHRDDEYEGTGIGLAICRKIVERHGGRIWVESPPGDGAVFRLTLPERRD; this is encoded by the coding sequence GTGACCCAGGAACCCTTCGTTCGATCCGAAACCCGGTCCGGCCGTGAAGCCGGGACGGGCACAGCAGGAGCCCCGACACCCGGGACCGACGGCGCGGACCGCGGCCCGGATCTCCCGGCGCCGGCGCCGCCGGCGGCTGAAGTCCGGTCCAGGGCGCGCCGGCGCCAGGCGGAGCTCCGGGACGGCACTGCCGACGTCCTCGACGCGATGACGGACGGGTTGATGGTCGTCGACCGCGGCTGGCGCCTTACCTACCTGAACGCCGCAGCCGAGAAGGAAAACGGAGTGGCGAGGGAAAGCGCGCTGGGGAAGTCGTTCTGGGAAGTGTTCCCGGCCGTGGTGGGGACGGAGGCGGACGGGGCCCTGCGCCGGGCCATGGCCGAGCGGGTGGCGATCGATCTCGAGTTCTTCTTCCCGCCGCACGGCACCTGGTACAGGATGAGCGCCAACCCGGTCGGGAAAGGGGGCCTGGCGTTCCACGGGCGCGACATCACGGAGCGCCGGAAGGCCGAAGAAGCCCGGCTGCGCCTCCAGCGCGAGCGGGACGAGCTGCTGGAGCGCCTGCGTCTGCAGTTCGAGCGGATGCCCATCGCGTGCTTCGTGACCGACACACAGTCGCGCATCGTGGAATGGAACCCCGCGGCCGAGGCAACCTTCGGCTGGCGGTGGGAGGAGATCCTGGGAAAGGAAGCTCCCGCGCTCCTGGTGACACCCGAGGTCCGGGCACGGACCGCCGGGATCATCCGCCGCCTGGAGCAGGGCGACATGGCCGCCCACTCGGTGAACGAGAACGTCACCCGGGACGGACGCACCATCGTCTGCGAGTGGCACAACACGCCGTTGCGCGATGCCGCGGGCGCGGTGACCGGCATCATGTGCATGGCCCAGGACGTCACCGAGCGAACGCGGGCGGAGGAGGCGCTGCACCAGGTCACCACCCGGATGGAGCTGGCCACGCGGGGCTCGGACATCGGCGTCTTCGAGCTCGAGTTCCCGGACGGGGCCTTCCCGGACGGCCGCGTCCTCTACAGCAGCGTGTGGGAACAGCTCGGCTACGGCCGCGAGCCGCTGCCCACCTTCGCCGCCGGGGTGGAGCTGGCGCATCCCGATGACCGGGCAGCTCAACAGGAGTTCTTCCGGGCCTTCCTGGCGGGCGAAAGCGGGCACCTCGAGTTCGAGCACCGGCTCCGGCACCGCGACGGCTCGTACCACACCCTGCTGGTGCGCGGGGTGGCCGTCCGCGACCCGGGAAAGCCCGTCCGGGTGATTGGCAGCTGCGTCGACATCACCTACCGCAAGCGGGCCGAACAGGCGCTGCGCGACAGCGAGGAGCGCTTCCGCGGCGCATTCCAGGCGGCGGCGATCGGCTTCGCCCTGGTGGAGACCGACGGCCGCTTCCGAGCCGTCAACCCTTCCCTGTGCAGGATGCTGGGCTACGGCGAGGCGGAGCTGCTCGCGATGACCTGGCAGGACGTGACCCACCCGGACGACGTGGAACGGGACCGCTCGCTGCGCGCCCAGATGGCGGCCGGCAGGATCGAGAGCTTTCACCTCGACAAACGGTACGTACACAAGGGGGGAACCGTCGTCTGGGGGCAGCTCGCGGTATCGCTGGTGCGCGACGCCGCGGGCGCGCCCGCCTACACCGTCACGCAGGTGATCGACGTTACGGCGCGCAGGGAGGCGGAGCAGGCGCTGGCCCGGCACGCGGCGGAGCTGGAGCGCTCGAACGCCGAGCTCGAACAGTTCGCCGCCATCGCCTCGCACGACCTGCAGGAGCCGCTGCGGGCGGTGGCCAGCTACGTCCAGCTCCTGGCCGAGCGGTACCAGGGGCTCGACGAGCGCGCCGTCCGCTGGACCGGCTACACCGTGGGCGCCGTGAAGCGCATGCAGCGCCTGGTCGCGGGGCTGCTGGCGCTGGCGCAGGTGCGGACGGACGGCGGCGCGCTCGCCCCGGTATCGCTCGAAGCCGCCCTTGCCCACGCCTGGGAGCACCTGCGCCCGCGGCACGCCGGCAGCAAGGCGCGGCTCACTCACGGCGCGCTTCCCACGCTGGTCGCGGACCCCGCCCAGCTGGAGCAGCTCTTCCAGAACCTGCTGGGCAATGCCCTCAAGTACCGGCGCCCCGGCGTGCCGCCGCGCATCCACGTTTCGGCCGAGCGCCGGGCGACCGCATCGGGGGCCGAGTGGGAGCTGGCGGTGCGCGACCACGGGATCGGGCTGAAGGTGGAGGACGCCGGCCGCATCTTCGAGATCTTCCACCGGCTGCACCGCGACGACGAGTACGAAGGAACGGGGATCGGGCTGGCGATCTGCAGGAAGATCGTGGAGCGCCACGGCGGCCGGATCTGGGTGGAGTCGCCCCCCGGCGACGGCGCCGTATTCCGTCTCACGCTCCCGGAGCGGAGGGACTGA
- a CDS encoding response regulator transcription factor yields METTARRRTGDGPPDALAALGASFAAKPYARRGVPPSTETIRVILADDHELVREGLRLVLRGAPDIDVVGEAASGTSAVALARRLAPDVAVLDLDMPEGGGLAALREILSVLPAVRVLILTMHPEQERLLELLEAGAGGYLTKEAASQELVEAIRVVAGGEVYVRPATVRLLASAVVTRRAARTASGRFQELSPRERTVLQLVAQGYSGAEVAERLRISTKTVAAYKQRIREKLGLEHRTEYVRFAVEAGILGT; encoded by the coding sequence ATGGAGACCACGGCAAGGCGGCGGACCGGCGACGGCCCGCCCGACGCCCTGGCGGCTCTCGGCGCAAGCTTCGCCGCCAAGCCGTATGCCCGGCGCGGCGTGCCGCCGAGCACGGAGACGATCCGCGTGATCCTGGCCGACGACCATGAGCTGGTTCGCGAGGGGCTGCGGCTGGTGCTGCGCGGGGCCCCGGACATCGACGTGGTGGGCGAGGCCGCCAGCGGCACTTCCGCGGTGGCGCTGGCCCGGCGGCTGGCTCCAGACGTGGCCGTGCTCGACCTGGACATGCCGGAGGGGGGCGGCCTCGCGGCGCTGCGGGAGATCCTCTCGGTGCTGCCGGCGGTGCGCGTGCTGATCCTCACCATGCACCCGGAGCAGGAGCGCCTGCTGGAGCTGCTGGAGGCGGGCGCCGGCGGCTACCTTACCAAGGAGGCGGCGTCGCAGGAGCTGGTGGAGGCGATCCGGGTGGTGGCCGGGGGCGAGGTCTACGTCCGCCCCGCCACGGTCCGCCTGCTCGCCTCGGCCGTGGTCACCCGGCGCGCGGCGCGGACGGCCAGCGGGCGCTTCCAGGAGCTCAGCCCGCGCGAGCGGACGGTGCTGCAGCTGGTCGCGCAGGGGTACAGCGGGGCAGAGGTCGCGGAGCGGCTGCGCATCAGCACCAAGACGGTGGCCGCGTACAAGCAGCGCATCCGGGAGAAGCTGGGGCTGGAGCACCGCACCGAGTACGTCCGCTTCGCCGTCGAGGCGGGAATCCTGGGGACGTGA